The following proteins are encoded in a genomic region of Alistipes shahii WAL 8301:
- a CDS encoding nucleoside hydrolase produces MKTSLLPAAAALLLAGTGCGSRSAAPAPEPIRLIVETDMGNDIDDALAFDLIYKAMDDGRVDLLAIGNHKLSPTATDYIDILNTWYGYPDIPLAQSPTPVLNDHAPDYTAAVCAMTREDGSPAFARSKTPEQIEDPVTLYRRTLAAQPDCSVTVLSLGFATELAKLLDSPADDISPLTGRELVARKVKTLSIMAGSYGEKQRAEFNVVNDIPAMRKLFAEWDTPIVQNPFELGKQVMYPGAAIENDFGWAKLHPVVEGYKNYHKMPYDRASWDLLSVVYLLHPEYFTESEPGTVAVDDKGFTNFTPGPDGRHRWLTATPEQLTRLRDCIVRTTTRAPKHTEL; encoded by the coding sequence ATGAAAACCTCACTGCTCCCCGCAGCGGCCGCCCTGCTGCTCGCGGGCACGGGCTGCGGCTCCCGGTCCGCAGCGCCGGCGCCGGAACCGATCCGGCTGATCGTCGAAACCGACATGGGCAACGACATCGACGACGCACTGGCCTTCGATCTGATCTACAAGGCGATGGACGACGGCCGCGTAGACCTGCTCGCCATCGGCAACCACAAACTCAGCCCGACGGCCACCGACTACATCGACATCCTCAACACGTGGTACGGCTACCCCGACATTCCGCTGGCGCAGTCGCCGACCCCGGTGCTCAACGACCACGCTCCCGACTACACGGCGGCGGTGTGCGCGATGACCCGCGAAGACGGCTCCCCGGCCTTCGCCCGGAGCAAGACCCCGGAGCAGATCGAGGACCCCGTCACGCTCTACCGCCGCACGCTGGCCGCGCAGCCCGACTGCTCGGTAACCGTACTTTCTTTAGGATTCGCGACCGAACTGGCAAAACTCCTCGACAGCCCGGCCGACGACATCTCGCCCCTCACGGGCCGCGAACTGGTGGCCCGCAAGGTGAAGACGCTCTCGATCATGGCGGGCAGCTACGGCGAGAAGCAGCGCGCGGAGTTCAACGTCGTCAACGACATCCCCGCCATGCGGAAACTCTTCGCCGAATGGGACACGCCGATCGTGCAGAACCCCTTCGAGCTGGGAAAGCAGGTCATGTATCCCGGTGCGGCCATCGAGAACGATTTCGGCTGGGCGAAACTCCATCCCGTCGTCGAGGGCTACAAGAATTACCACAAGATGCCCTATGACCGCGCGTCGTGGGACCTGCTGTCGGTGGTTTACCTGCTCCATCCCGAATACTTCACCGAAAGCGAGCCGGGAACCGTCGCCGTCGACGACAAAGGATTCACGAATTTCACCCCCGGTCCCGACGGACGGCACAGATGGCTGACCGCCACGCCCGAACAGCTGACCCGGCTGCGCGACTGCATCGTCCGGACGACGACCCGCGCCCCGAAACACACCGAACTCTGA
- a CDS encoding site-specific integrase, with amino-acid sequence MQRSTFKVFFYVKRQSEKHGQVPVMGRITINGTMSQFSCKLTVRSTLWDAKANKASGKSLEAQRLNEKLENIKTNIGKQYQRLCDRDSYVTAEKVRNAFLGMGDDCRLLLQTFDEYLAGFLKRVGKDRAYSSYDNYRKRRNRLASFLEYEYRVKDIPFKELKRDFIEKFVVYLSSVQGMRSGTIHSTLKKLKLMTYTAYKNGWIAADPFAGFYVRPEYSERRYLSASELQAVIDVRLPNYRTGINRDAFVFCAFTGLSHADVVKLTHADIHTDDNGERWIIDRRQKTGTQFRVKLLPVAGMLYERYKDMHLSGDRVFPLKGTYNTLNMSLRHVARHAGLSFNPTIHLARHTFATTVTLTQGVPLETVSKMLGHKRITTTQIYAKITNDKIGQDMAALSEKLSSVFKVAR; translated from the coding sequence ATGCAACGCAGCACTTTCAAAGTCTTTTTCTACGTGAAAAGACAGTCGGAAAAACATGGTCAGGTTCCCGTCATGGGTCGTATCACGATTAATGGTACGATGTCGCAGTTCAGCTGCAAACTCACCGTTCGCTCCACCCTTTGGGATGCCAAGGCGAACAAGGCTTCCGGTAAGAGCCTCGAAGCTCAGCGTCTCAATGAAAAACTGGAAAATATCAAGACCAATATCGGCAAGCAGTACCAGCGGCTCTGCGACCGTGATTCGTATGTTACGGCCGAAAAAGTCCGCAACGCCTTCCTCGGTATGGGCGACGACTGCCGCCTGCTGTTGCAGACCTTCGACGAATACCTTGCAGGGTTCCTCAAACGTGTGGGCAAAGACCGCGCCTATTCGAGCTATGACAATTACCGCAAACGCCGTAACCGGCTTGCCTCTTTCCTCGAATACGAATACCGTGTAAAAGATATTCCTTTCAAAGAGCTGAAGCGGGATTTCATCGAAAAGTTTGTAGTCTACCTCTCCTCGGTACAAGGGATGCGCTCCGGGACGATCCATTCTACGCTCAAGAAATTGAAGCTGATGACCTACACGGCGTATAAGAACGGCTGGATTGCCGCCGATCCTTTCGCAGGTTTCTACGTGAGGCCGGAATACTCAGAACGCCGTTACCTTTCGGCTTCGGAGTTACAAGCCGTGATAGATGTCAGGCTCCCCAATTACCGAACGGGTATCAACCGGGATGCCTTCGTCTTCTGTGCTTTCACGGGCCTGAGCCATGCGGACGTGGTGAAACTCACCCACGCGGACATCCATACGGACGATAACGGGGAGCGCTGGATTATCGACAGGCGTCAGAAAACAGGTACGCAGTTCCGTGTCAAACTTCTTCCCGTTGCCGGAATGCTCTACGAGCGTTATAAGGATATGCACCTCTCAGGCGACCGGGTCTTTCCGCTCAAAGGCACTTATAATACGCTGAACATGTCCTTGCGGCATGTTGCCAGACACGCCGGTCTGTCGTTCAACCCCACGATCCACCTCGCGCGGCATACCTTCGCCACGACGGTTACGCTCACGCAGGGCGTACCTCTGGAAACGGTCAGCAAGATGCTGGGGCATAAGCGGATCACCACGACCCAAATCTATGCTAAGATCACCAATGATAAAATCGGACAGGATATGGCGGCATTAAGCGAGAAACTCAGCAGCGTCTTCAAGGTCGCACGGTAA
- a CDS encoding LacI family DNA-binding transcriptional regulator: MKKETLVSIAERSGCSISTVSRVLSGNAAKYRISQRTVARVTEEVKRCNYTPSLLAKGLRTNRTDTIGLLIPNIENSFFAGVAGVVIRESRNYNYKVVVVDTQEDERNEQDGLSALLARRVDGIVAAPCGSNAELFASVQEGGMPLVLIDRYLPDAGMLSYVTTDNYRGAVMATEYLLENGHRRIACIQGTPHSMPVRDRVRGFGDTLRAHGLGDRIVVTGEDFSVQNGYLETKLALAREERPTAIFALSNLILLGVVKAVHESGLRIPDDISVVSFDDNMLFNYLDPAITCIGQPTDEIGTLAVKLLIRAIREPGAAPSHLHLPPSLIIRRSVRNLLL; the protein is encoded by the coding sequence ATGAAAAAAGAAACTCTCGTTAGCATCGCCGAACGTTCCGGATGTTCGATTTCCACTGTTTCGCGCGTTTTGAGCGGCAATGCGGCCAAATACCGCATCAGTCAGCGTACCGTGGCGCGCGTGACAGAGGAGGTCAAACGCTGCAACTATACGCCCAGCCTGCTGGCAAAGGGTTTACGCACAAATCGTACCGATACGATCGGGCTGCTGATTCCGAACATCGAGAATTCGTTTTTCGCCGGCGTTGCGGGCGTGGTGATCCGCGAGTCGCGCAATTATAATTATAAGGTGGTGGTGGTCGACACGCAGGAGGACGAGCGCAACGAGCAGGACGGACTGTCGGCGCTGCTGGCGCGGCGGGTGGACGGCATCGTCGCCGCGCCGTGCGGCAGCAATGCGGAGCTGTTCGCCAGTGTGCAGGAGGGCGGCATGCCGCTGGTGCTGATCGACCGCTATCTGCCCGACGCCGGGATGCTCTCCTATGTCACGACGGACAATTACCGCGGCGCGGTGATGGCGACCGAGTACCTGCTCGAAAACGGACACCGCCGCATCGCCTGCATCCAGGGCACGCCCCATTCGATGCCTGTGCGGGACCGCGTGCGGGGATTCGGCGACACGCTGCGGGCGCACGGCCTCGGGGACCGGATCGTGGTGACGGGCGAGGATTTCTCGGTGCAGAACGGTTATCTGGAGACCAAGCTGGCGCTGGCCCGGGAGGAGCGGCCCACGGCGATCTTCGCGCTGAGCAACCTGATCCTGCTCGGGGTGGTGAAGGCGGTCCACGAATCGGGCCTGCGGATTCCCGACGATATTTCTGTCGTTTCGTTCGACGACAACATGCTTTTCAACTACCTCGACCCGGCGATCACCTGCATCGGGCAGCCCACGGACGAGATCGGCACGCTGGCTGTGAAACTGCTTATCCGCGCCATCCGCGAACCCGGTGCGGCGCCTTCGCACCTGCACCTGCCGCCGTCGCTGATTATCCGGCGTTCGGTGCGCAACCTGCTGTTATAG
- the rbsK gene encoding ribokinase: MNKILVIGSTNIDMIACVKHLPRPGETVGEARFMQSNGGKGANQAVAAARLGGDVAFVSCLGDDAGAAALRQQFAADGINTEALFTAKDTPTGTALIFVSQDGENCIAVAPGANHSLTCEAIDAVADRIAGAEYLLVQLEIPMETVACAIEKAYAAGTRVVLNPAPAMPLADELLRKVYLITPNRTESETLTGIPVHTVQDASKAAGALLAKGVGNVIVTLGSEGALIRTPAEELLIPARTVTPVDTTAAGDVFNGALLVALSEGRSLADAVRFAAHSASVSVTRMGAQASIPWRGELETLA; this comes from the coding sequence ATGAACAAGATTCTGGTAATAGGCAGTACCAACATCGACATGATTGCCTGCGTCAAACACCTGCCCCGCCCGGGCGAGACCGTCGGCGAGGCGCGCTTCATGCAGTCCAACGGCGGCAAAGGGGCCAACCAGGCCGTCGCGGCCGCACGCCTGGGCGGCGACGTGGCCTTCGTCTCGTGTCTGGGCGACGACGCCGGCGCCGCAGCCCTCCGGCAGCAGTTCGCCGCCGACGGCATCAACACCGAGGCCCTCTTCACGGCCAAGGACACCCCGACCGGTACGGCGCTGATCTTCGTCTCGCAGGACGGCGAGAACTGCATCGCCGTGGCTCCCGGCGCCAACCACAGCCTCACGTGCGAGGCGATCGACGCCGTGGCGGACCGCATCGCCGGAGCCGAATACCTGCTCGTACAGCTCGAAATCCCGATGGAAACGGTGGCCTGCGCCATCGAAAAGGCATATGCGGCAGGAACCCGCGTAGTGCTCAACCCGGCCCCGGCCATGCCGCTCGCCGACGAACTGCTGCGCAAGGTCTACCTGATCACCCCCAACCGCACGGAAAGCGAAACGCTGACGGGAATCCCCGTGCACACCGTGCAGGACGCCTCGAAAGCGGCCGGGGCGCTGCTGGCGAAAGGCGTCGGCAACGTCATCGTCACGCTGGGCAGCGAAGGCGCGCTGATCCGGACCCCCGCGGAGGAGCTGCTGATCCCGGCGCGCACGGTCACGCCCGTAGACACGACCGCCGCCGGCGACGTCTTCAACGGCGCCCTGCTGGTGGCGCTCTCCGAAGGCCGCAGTCTGGCCGACGCCGTGCGGTTCGCCGCACACAGCGCCTCGGTCTCGGTGACCCGCATGGGCGCACAGGCCTCGATACCGTGGCGCGGGGAGCTGGAGACCCTCGCCTGA
- a CDS encoding SusC/RagA family TonB-linked outer membrane protein: MNLFNYRSAIRRKISGGGIFILLMLATGQVLAQSKAVSGTVKSQQGEPLTGVTILIEGTTQGTSTDAQGAFTLQAKPDDMLAVSYLGYKSQRVKVGTRTKLEVVLTEDQNLMDEVVVVGYGTQRRRNIVGAVENISGEVLENRPNAYLLRSIQGQIPGLNITMADGKPSRSASINIRANTQSIGAGGSALCLIDGVEGDLTAMNPEDVESISVLKDASSTAVYGARGAFGVVLVTTKSARKDKISVDYSGSVSIISETVRPKYETDSQTWYDNYMTAYVGYSHHLPTGINNFFPWTQSWEDEYKKRMNDPDRSYLEWELDASGKYQYYGRNTDWYDLFYKKSTTAHQHNIRISGGGKTSSFIASARYYEQDGIYRVGDEKFRQLNARAKGTVNITKWLTVENNTDFVRRSYHQPTTYAQNLLVRRNLEHQGFPITRVTNPDGTWTAAAVYTGYANMAEGNSYRDNLKFDMKNTTVVTIDLIKDVLVAKADYSYLFNHSRQNDVISQVTYSNGPGIQISYPASSSMRTTETQIEYHSGNANLSFTPRLPEDHSLNVMAGWNIEHKRARNTRMGRDGFIVDGKPNYSLMNGIDYVLEDANSYDWGFVGIFYRASYAYKGKYLAELSGRYDGSSKFPSNERWGFFPSASVGWRMSEENFMKDISWINNIKWRFSIGKAGNGNVSPYKYMELLDFNKAGVIVDGSQRTYTSAPSSVLPANLTWETSSTINLGLDVNLLNNRLSFVGDIYQKETTDMFVTGAELPAVTGYSAPYGNNADMRTRGFEVSLGWTDSFRMANKPFNYSVRLSLWDSKSIITKYTSKSNTLPTLYANAYYEGMELGEIWGYHVVGLFATDEEAQEWGLKAQEKTFWSGDNKSWNAGDLKFADLDESGVVDNGSNRLDDHGDLRKIGNSSPRYHYGINFSANWNGIDFAVFFQGVGKRDWYPAGESGLFWGQYDRPYGYSLPWQNADRWSEDNPNAYWPRLRGSLAVSGRGTLRAANDRYLQKARYCRLKNISLGYTLPQQITRKAHIEKLRIYVSGENLFFWSPLKKYAKNYDPEMITAGDADFASKTGTDGQGYGYPMTRSVTIGLNINF; encoded by the coding sequence ATGAATCTTTTTAACTACCGATCCGCAATCCGCCGGAAAATCTCGGGGGGGGGAATTTTCATCCTCCTGATGCTGGCGACGGGACAGGTCCTCGCCCAAAGCAAGGCCGTGTCCGGAACCGTGAAATCCCAACAGGGTGAGCCGCTCACAGGCGTCACCATCCTCATCGAAGGCACCACGCAGGGCACTTCGACCGATGCGCAGGGAGCCTTTACGCTTCAGGCAAAACCCGACGACATGCTGGCCGTCTCCTATCTGGGCTACAAGAGCCAGCGCGTCAAGGTCGGAACCCGCACCAAACTGGAGGTCGTCCTGACCGAGGACCAGAACCTGATGGACGAGGTCGTCGTCGTGGGATACGGAACCCAGCGGCGGCGCAACATCGTCGGGGCCGTGGAGAACATTTCGGGCGAGGTGCTCGAAAACCGCCCCAACGCCTATCTGCTCCGGTCGATCCAGGGCCAGATTCCGGGCTTGAACATCACGATGGCCGACGGCAAGCCGAGCCGTTCGGCGTCGATCAACATCCGTGCGAACACGCAGTCGATCGGCGCAGGCGGATCGGCGCTCTGCCTGATCGACGGCGTGGAGGGCGACCTGACGGCGATGAATCCCGAGGACGTGGAGAGCATCTCGGTGCTCAAGGACGCCTCCTCGACGGCCGTATACGGCGCCCGGGGTGCGTTCGGCGTGGTGCTGGTGACGACGAAAAGCGCCCGCAAGGATAAGATTTCGGTCGATTACAGCGGCAGCGTTTCGATCATCAGCGAGACCGTACGCCCGAAATACGAGACCGACAGCCAGACCTGGTACGACAACTACATGACCGCCTACGTGGGCTACTCGCACCATCTGCCGACGGGCATCAACAACTTCTTCCCCTGGACGCAGAGCTGGGAGGACGAGTACAAAAAACGCATGAACGACCCCGACCGGAGCTATCTGGAATGGGAACTCGACGCCAGCGGCAAATACCAGTATTACGGACGCAACACCGACTGGTACGACCTCTTCTACAAGAAATCGACCACGGCCCACCAGCACAACATCCGGATTTCGGGCGGCGGCAAAACCTCCAGTTTCATCGCTTCGGCCCGCTATTACGAGCAGGACGGCATCTACCGCGTCGGCGACGAGAAATTCCGCCAGCTGAACGCCCGGGCCAAAGGTACGGTCAACATCACCAAATGGCTGACCGTGGAGAACAACACCGACTTCGTGCGCCGCAGCTACCACCAGCCGACGACCTATGCGCAGAACCTGCTGGTGCGCCGCAACCTCGAACACCAGGGATTCCCGATCACCCGCGTCACCAACCCCGACGGGACGTGGACCGCGGCGGCCGTCTACACGGGTTACGCCAACATGGCCGAGGGCAACTCCTACCGCGACAACCTCAAGTTCGACATGAAGAACACGACCGTCGTGACCATCGACCTGATCAAGGACGTGCTGGTGGCCAAAGCCGACTACTCCTACCTGTTCAACCACTCGCGCCAGAACGACGTGATCTCGCAGGTCACCTACTCCAACGGTCCGGGTATCCAGATCTCCTATCCGGCGAGCAGCTCGATGCGCACCACCGAGACGCAGATCGAGTACCACAGCGGCAACGCCAACCTCTCGTTCACCCCGCGGCTGCCCGAAGACCACTCGCTGAACGTCATGGCCGGATGGAACATCGAACACAAGCGGGCGCGCAACACCCGCATGGGCCGCGACGGATTCATCGTCGACGGCAAACCCAACTACTCGCTGATGAACGGCATCGACTACGTCCTGGAGGACGCCAACAGCTACGACTGGGGGTTCGTCGGCATCTTCTACCGCGCCAGCTACGCCTACAAGGGCAAATACCTCGCGGAATTGAGCGGCCGCTACGACGGCAGCTCGAAATTCCCGAGCAACGAACGCTGGGGCTTCTTCCCGTCGGCCTCCGTGGGCTGGCGGATGTCGGAGGAGAACTTTATGAAGGACATCTCCTGGATCAACAACATCAAATGGCGTTTCTCGATCGGCAAGGCCGGCAACGGCAACGTCTCGCCCTACAAGTACATGGAGCTGTTGGACTTCAACAAGGCCGGCGTGATCGTCGACGGCAGCCAGCGCACCTACACCTCGGCGCCCTCGTCCGTGCTGCCGGCAAACCTCACGTGGGAGACCTCCTCGACGATCAACCTCGGACTGGACGTCAACCTGCTGAACAACCGCCTGAGCTTCGTGGGCGACATCTACCAGAAGGAGACGACCGACATGTTCGTCACCGGAGCCGAGCTGCCGGCCGTGACGGGCTATTCGGCGCCCTACGGCAACAACGCCGACATGCGCACCCGCGGTTTCGAGGTTTCGCTGGGCTGGACCGACAGTTTCCGTATGGCGAACAAACCCTTCAACTACAGCGTGCGCCTCTCGCTCTGGGACAGCAAGTCGATCATCACCAAATACACCAGCAAGTCGAACACCCTGCCCACGCTCTACGCCAACGCCTACTACGAAGGCATGGAGCTGGGTGAAATCTGGGGTTACCACGTCGTAGGGCTTTTCGCCACCGACGAGGAGGCGCAGGAGTGGGGTCTCAAGGCACAGGAGAAGACCTTCTGGAGCGGCGACAACAAGTCGTGGAACGCCGGCGACCTGAAATTCGCCGACCTGGACGAGAGCGGCGTCGTGGACAACGGCAGCAACCGCCTCGACGACCACGGCGACCTGCGCAAGATCGGCAACTCCTCGCCGCGCTACCACTACGGCATCAACTTCAGCGCAAACTGGAACGGCATCGACTTCGCGGTCTTCTTCCAGGGCGTCGGCAAACGCGACTGGTATCCCGCCGGCGAGTCGGGACTCTTCTGGGGACAATACGACCGCCCCTACGGATACAGCCTGCCGTGGCAGAACGCCGACCGCTGGTCGGAGGACAACCCCAACGCATACTGGCCCCGACTGCGCGGCTCGCTGGCCGTCAGCGGACGCGGCACGCTGCGCGCCGCCAACGACCGCTACCTGCAGAAAGCGCGCTACTGCCGCCTGAAAAACATCTCGCTGGGCTACACCCTGCCCCAGCAGATCACCCGCAAGGCCCACATCGAGAAACTGCGCATCTACGTCTCGGGCGAAAACCTGTTCTTCTGGTCGCCGCTGAAGAAGTACGCCAAGAACTACGACCCCGAAATGATCACGGCGGGCGACGCCGACTTCGCATCGAAGACCGGCACCGACGGCCAGGGCTACGGATACCCGATGACCCGAAGCGTAACCATCGGACTGAACATCAACTTCTAA
- a CDS encoding GRP family sugar transporter: MFVVNSYSLAVIFCFITMLCWGSWGNTQKLAGKTWRYELFYWDYVIGMVLFAILLGFTMGSIGTEGRPFLEDLAQAEWGGIGSVVLGGVIFNASNILLSASVSLAGLSVAFPLGVGLALVLGVIVNYVGAPKGDPVVLFLGVALIVVAIICNGIASGRMRKSGDSAAQNRKGIILAVVAGVLMSFFYRFVAAAMDLDNFAAPTPGMLTPYSAIFVFSVGVLLSNFAFNTYAMRRPFVGAPVSYREYFRGSLPTHLVGMLGGAVWCLGTAFSYIAAGKAGAAISYALGQGAPMIAAVWGVFIWKEFKGADRKTNTLLAVMFLFFIAGLASIIASGGN; this comes from the coding sequence ATGTTCGTTGTTAACAGCTACTCTTTGGCAGTCATCTTCTGCTTCATCACGATGCTCTGCTGGGGCTCGTGGGGAAACACCCAGAAACTCGCCGGCAAGACCTGGCGTTACGAGCTTTTCTACTGGGACTACGTGATCGGCATGGTGCTCTTCGCCATTCTCCTGGGCTTCACGATGGGAAGCATCGGGACCGAGGGCCGTCCCTTCCTCGAAGACCTCGCGCAGGCCGAATGGGGAGGCATCGGCAGCGTCGTGCTGGGCGGCGTGATCTTCAACGCCTCGAACATCCTGCTCTCGGCCTCGGTATCGCTGGCCGGGCTTTCGGTGGCCTTCCCGCTGGGCGTGGGACTCGCGCTGGTGCTGGGCGTTATCGTCAACTACGTCGGAGCGCCGAAAGGCGATCCCGTCGTGCTTTTCCTGGGCGTTGCGCTCATCGTTGTCGCAATCATCTGCAACGGCATCGCCTCGGGGCGCATGCGCAAGAGCGGCGACTCGGCGGCCCAGAACCGCAAAGGCATCATACTGGCCGTCGTGGCGGGCGTGCTGATGTCGTTCTTCTACCGGTTCGTCGCGGCGGCGATGGACCTCGACAACTTCGCGGCCCCGACGCCAGGCATGCTGACGCCCTATTCGGCGATCTTTGTCTTCTCGGTCGGCGTGCTGCTGAGCAACTTCGCCTTCAACACCTACGCCATGCGCCGTCCCTTCGTCGGAGCGCCCGTCAGCTACCGCGAGTACTTCCGCGGCTCGCTGCCCACGCACCTCGTGGGCATGCTGGGCGGCGCCGTCTGGTGTCTCGGAACGGCCTTCAGCTACATCGCCGCCGGCAAGGCCGGGGCCGCCATCTCCTACGCGCTCGGACAGGGCGCGCCGATGATCGCCGCCGTGTGGGGCGTCTTCATCTGGAAGGAGTTCAAGGGCGCCGACCGCAAAACCAACACGCTGCTGGCCGTGATGTTCCTCTTCTTCATCGCCGGACTGGCTTCGATCATCGCCTCCGGCGGCAACTAA